The genomic region ttaacattggccataactttttaaatattgaagatagcaacttgatatttggcatgcatgtgtatctcctggaactgaacattttgagtgctgaaaggtgaATGTCAGGGTCATTCTttaatgtcaaatgtcaaatattctctctgtccgaaaactttaacattggccataactttttaaatattgaagattgcaacttgatatttggcatccatgtgtataTTCCggagcttaacattttgagtggtgaaaggtgaaggtcaaggtcatccttcaaggtcaaatgtcaaatatatggcatctgtccctccatccaaaaactttaccattggccataactttttaaatattgaagatagcaacttgatatttggcatacgtgtgtatctcatggagctgcacattttgaaaggtgaaaaggtgaaggttatccttcaaggtctaatttcaaatatatggcgtctgtctgtccgtccaaaaactttaacattggccatcacttttaagctcatctgagcacaacgtgctcatggtgagcttttgtgatcgccttttgtatGTAGTCCGTcatgcgttgtccgttgtgcgacgtcaacatttgccttgttcactctcgagaggccacatttattgtccaatcttcatgaaatttggttagaagatttgttttaatgatatcttggatgagttcaaaaatggttacgtttgcttgaaaaacatggctgccaaggggcggggcatttttcctgatatggctatagcaaaatcttgttaacactctagaggccacatttattgtccaatcctcatgaaacttggtcagaagattcatctcaatgatatcttggacgagtttgaaaatgatgttggttggttgaaaaacatggccgccaggggccggggcatttttccaaatatggctatagtaaaactttgttaacactctagaggctatatttattttccgatcttcatgaaacttgctcagatgatttgtcccagtgatatcttggatgagttgaaaaatggtaaccttggcttgaaaaacatggctgccaaggcattttaccttatatggctatatatggctatagtaaaatcttgttaactttctagtttgctcaatcttcatgaaatttagtcagaacatttgtttcctgtgtagtaaagtttggttttattatgtcaatattatgtgacattaactgtattatgtaatttttcttaacacagaattttcatagttaacataactgttttagtcattaacacttataataaggctttcaactaagagataactgaaagaaagacaacatgtacatgattttgcagtatttatgcagtatttatctcccttgtttaacctggttcagtaatctacttttagttctgctctggaatttgggaagatatggatcattgataaatgcactgttctgcgggaaaattgactactctgccatctcttctgaactgtataaaataagctgttttggctgatttaaacacctcttgatgctttcttgaaaagttaacagctcttgaaaaaggttggaattttgaaataattaaactctaaattatttttaacaccagcatcaagacatatggcattattttctaaattattcttattatttagattattttaatttggcattttctaaattagaaagactctattctatttcaataactttagtaaaaaaaaaatatttttacatttgattcactgaagtttcctaatctccataaatattgtttttcagattaaattaggcctattttgtaaactagatttttgaagcactttctagacttacagtaacttaaatttatatcagtttttttgacagattttgaacttctttttatgcccccctttgaagaagagggggtatattgctttgctcatgtcggtctgtctgtgggtcggtcggtcggtccgtcggtctgtccaccaggttgttgtcatacgataactcaagaacgcttgggcctaggatcatgaaacttcataggtacattgatcatgactcacagatgacccctattgattttgaggtcactaggtcaaaggtaaaggtcacggtgactctaaatagtaaaatggtttttgaatgataactcaagaatgcatacgcggccaacagggcacactctgaacaatattactgaagcaactggtctgtagtcctaaatctataattatcagtccaatgaaacatcatccttttagaaAAATACgatggatcagtaaaaatatcagaatatgagattttgtatattttgtatattaaatattgtgttaatgtttaattttgttgattaatataaatataagcaggacaggagaggtaatacactattatatctttcttatatacaggggaaacaaatgcaataagtttaaatttattgtaacagcatttgcctcccttgtaatatatttaaattttaccaaatgtaaggcttactgcatttttgtaatgcatactactactactcctactactactactgctgctgctgctgctaccaccaccaccaccaccaacaccaccaccattgttcacagtgacaaaaacgtattcacacaatggctgctactacaacttatagcccatataggggggcatgcatgttttacaaacagcccttgttatcccccgccagaggcggagggatattgttttggcgttgtccgtccgtccgtccggctgtccgtccgtccggcacttttgtgtccagagccatatcttggaagttctttggtggatttcatttaaacttggtatgagtatatatatgcataagaggatgatgcacgccaaatggcattgtacaccatctgttaaaaacagacttatggccctttgtattttgaaaaaatgctttttagtgtccagagccatatcttggaagttctttggcagatttcattgaaacttggtatgagtatatatatgcataagaggatgatgcacgccaaatggcattgtacaccatctgttaaaaacagacttatggccctttgtatcttgaaaaaatgctttttactataggcacttttgtgtccggagccatatcttggaagtgctttggcggatttcatttaaacttggtatgagtatatatatgcattagaggatgatgcacgccaaatggcattgtacaccatctgttaaaaacagacttatggccctttgtatcttgaaaaaatgctttttactataggcatttttgtgtccggagccatatcttggaagcgctgaatgtttttgtggaaaacgcacgacttattaattcacctaaataaattgtgaaggcttaagaaccttcctttgtcttagttttgtgttattgtcctccgtccgtccatctatcattatgttcatccgtccaatttgcacccatcctcgaacaaagcatatgttgcgggggataccttgggcctttcaggccctcttgggcctttcaggccctcttgttacattcattaaggtatttgctgtatgttgttcatttttgtaactatacttagattctttagatttggcttgtacctgttcttaattttctgtcattgatcttcattttccgagttcttggaataaaaattagttatttttgttaaagctgccttggttttcacttataaataaattctttgggtgtatttaggcgtccctgactttagttaattgaattaaaaccagtcagtatagtcatcctgaccggTAATATgagttcgtcaaataaatatttcggcattacataagtgctcacaaagttacataacttgtaaccgtcctatGACCAGTTCATTTGCATAAgtgaaggagaccgcactaccacacctggctCGGACaattgagttcgataatggtttggatcggtaaaaaaacatggccgccaggggggggtctttttccttatattcatatagtaaaaaagcttgtgaacactctagaagtcacatgttttgcctaatcatcaggaaattctgtcaaaacattagttatgtggatgtctcggacgagtttgaaaatggtcatgatcagtgaaaaagcatggccgccagggagtgggaaggttttctttatatgtacatagtgacaacatgtgaacagtttagaagacacatttttttcccaaaaaaaattCAGTTAAGACAATAAACCCTATACCAAtgtaaaaatctgaaaataatcTTGTCTTTTATTCAATTACAGTGACAATGGGGCATGTGCAATCAAAGAAGAAAAAAGAGAAAAAGAAACGTCTGAAAATTGCTCATCTCTCTGAGATTATGCGGAATCGCGACCGTCGCGAGAACATTCACAAAGTTGCTGGTCACAGGATTTATAGGGACTCCCAGAATCTTGATCAACTTTCGAACAGCAGTGGATACTTCTCTTCAAACGAGGCGTCTCCTAATGCAGTGGGAATCGATGTGGACTGGACTAAAAGACGCGAGGAGGAAGGATCGTATGCGACATACGACATTGAGTCCAGGAGTGTTTCGACCATGAGTCCGTTGGAGGAACTGTGCACATACAAAGGTATTTCGTTGGACAGTCATCCTGCTCTGACAAGGCTCCAGAATGAGCAGAACGCTCGACTGGAGAGCATGGAAAACCGCATGAACAGAATCCGGACTAATGCCCAGAAAGCGTTCGAGCGGAAAAAGTTTGCTCACTTATTTCGTGCTAAGAAAGACGATTCGAAAACTGATCAGCTTTTGCAAGAAGCTCGGGAGATTTTGCAACATAACGTGGAACTTCGGGCATCTTGTGGTGTTGAGAATAGTGAGTACTCAGGGGAGATAATTCCAGTGAAAATTGTGGATGACTCAAGGGAGGCTACGTGTGACACACCAGATGACAGGAGTTAtcttcacttgacatcatttggATCTCTTTCATTCAGTATGTATTCTTATTTATTCTTGGTCATGGCCCATGCCTTGGGAATTTCATAAcccaaaataaagaaaacttatgtatgatttttagcttgactattatatatgaaatatatatagttgagctatcctactcaaccagGCGTCTAcgttagcgttcccgttagcgttagcgtgcaaatgttttaagtttccgtaccaccccaaatatttcctatgtcctttgacttattgcctttatattttgcatacttctttaccaacatgaccccaatctataaacaagagcagacaactgtatcaagcattttgacagaattattgcccccttttttacttagaatatgcatattattgataaatctatgttaaagtttgcgtaccatctgaaatattttctatgtcctatgacatattgcttttatattttgcgtacttctttaccaacatgaccccaatctataaacaagagcagacaactgtatcaagcattttgacagaattattgccccttttatacttagaatatgcatattattaataaatctttgttaaagtttgcgtaccacctcaaatattttctatgtcctttgacatattgctttcatattttgcatactttttaccaacatgatcccaatccataaacaagagcagacaactgtatcaagcattttgacagaattatggtcccttttatacttagataattgaacattttgcttaaattgccataacttctttatttatgatcacatttgattcatactttgacaaaacaacacttacctgacataccacaatgcactccacccaaaccatcccccatgccccaccccagaatcccccccccccaacaaaaaataaataaattttgttttccttattttttgaaagatcatctattaaatgaccacacccccacattataccccccctctccatgatggcttacgttatactgtcaagcactcgaatagtcgagcgcgctgtcctctgacagctcttgttttacacAAACTTTAATTGATTCATCATGGTACTAATTTAAATAACATACTTTAAAATTCTATGCatgtttttatagaaaattgaaaagtgtGACTTCTTACAAAAAATGTATCTATATaggattttatttaatttatatttgataCAAAAGACAGAGCAAATACCAAAATTATGGCTGACCAACCTCTTCATATTTTACTTCTTCAATAAACAAGTTCATGACACTGTGCCATGATACATGTATTTGTCATTCAAAATTTTAACTTCATATCTCAATGGTGAATCGTTAGATATCTGGCATGATTAGCAACTACTGGCAAGTAAATTGCTAAAATAGCAGTGATGCTTTCATATtagtatataaatgttatatttttttgttagatCATTTATGAACCAAAAtcaaaaagttttgttttaaaaataattgagCTTTGCTCTGGTAAAAAGGGGCTTAAAGCACGTggatagtgtcatcccagattagcatgtgcagttagCTTAAACTGAaatttcggtaagaagggacttgctttcaaccaaaaataccattaaaacagCGTCTTATCCAGGCCTTTTCTGGCCAATGGGAAAGCTACTGAGCacatccctcatgagggggaatttcgcCCTGTTTCCCTTTTATGTGGGagttttttacttactctctcattactacatttgtacatgtttgcaagTTATATTTATGGATTTTGTTATAATTTAGTAAATTTTACTCTCAAATTAAACTATATTTTCATGATGAATTAAAAAGTGAATGTCAATTTAATAAAGAGGTGAAACTCCTGTTGCTTCAGCAGCATTTCTCTCCCTTTTTACTCATATTACATGGTCCTTAATTTTGAAGCAGTGAAACTTCTGCATTTTGCAACTACTCTTGGTCAAGTTCACTATGTTCATTTTCCATTGACTTGTCATCACAGCTATCTAATGAAGCTGATGCCAGTGTTTGTCTGTTTGGCTTTTATTGTGCAAATCATTAATATTGTCTAATGCTATTTGTTTAAAGGGaacatacatgtagttatcacaggcaaatcagggacgacactttcatatctgccttaatttgattttgctaacaagagactttctttatacaaaaaatatcataaaagcgggaagtgtcgtccctgattagcctgtgagtactgcacaggcttaagtGGGACGgcaataaatacacattttgttACCCTTGTTTCAGGTGAGCCTGTGATGCTGTTTCTTCTACCTTTTCTTCTTCCATTATTCATCATCGTGGCAGTCATTCGTGGCATGGCAGACTCATTCGGTTGGACACAGACACTTGGGAGGTTAAAAGGTCGACGAAACTCCTgaaatttgtattattgttacaggtctttttattttatttttttttttattatttcaatattaaagcattttaatttcaagatttctttgttaaataatattatttttttttaatttgataacgAAATAGCTGAACAGTGTCTCAagattatttgtattttaattgttattgtcATTGAAATAAATATGGTCACATAGTTACTTTAAGCTTGTTTCCCTTGTGGTTTTTGGACAGATTTagattacattttattaaaaaaaatatgtttggtaGTATGACTTTGTTAGTAAGTTAAAAATAATCTAATTTTCTCactataattttgtaaatgtcttATAACAACATTTTACTTCAAACTGACAATTCAACAAGAAATTCTACTTAAACTGCAAATAAATTGAGattcatgaaaatatttatttgccAATTGGCTAGTAAAACAACTAATTTTTCCAAAAGAGTAAATTTCTTTTTGTGATCTTCCTAATAAAATTGTTTGAATAATGTACATTCATTTTGAAAAACTgactaatatataaatacaaagttgCAAAGTCATTTGATTAACCCTTTTTATGTTGTAtgcattaaatgtattaattattaaattgcaATCACACATTTATAGTTGTATTGTAAAGTGTAATCTTAAAATCTCAACACTCTTTGATCTGTGATTGATTTCTATAAATTTAACTCTTATAACAATACTCTTGCATTTATTTGCTTcatgtgcaatattttatttggATTTGCATGTACTTGATTATTATGATGAATTGTATATAACTTACTGTTGAAATATTTGTCTTACCATGTACTTTTTTATCTACATTGCATCACATTTAGTGAAGTATATTAACTTAATCATTATAGAAGGTTTCATTTGTAATGTCATGCATGAAACTGTCAGTTTTAAGTACTGGTATTGAACATGTAGCCCTTTGCATTTCTGtctgtttttcaagttgaaaaaTTAGTGTAATTGACAGGTACATTAATGTTCAAACAGTTAGCAAGATGTTTcttatttaaatagaaaaacGTGTCCTGTAAAGCAGAGAAACCTTTTAAAAATCTCTACAAAGATCCAAATGAATGCTTTCAGTTATTCACActtttggaaaatggggcttaatgcatgtgcataaagtttcctctcagattagcctgtgcagactgcacagctaGGCTACTCAgtaccctgtgcagactgcacagctaGGCTACTCAgaaatgcagactgcacagctaGGCTACTCAgaaatgcagactgcacagctaGGCTACT from Dreissena polymorpha isolate Duluth1 chromosome 5, UMN_Dpol_1.0, whole genome shotgun sequence harbors:
- the LOC127832362 gene encoding uncharacterized protein LOC127832362 — translated: MGHVQSKKKKEKKKRLKIAHLSEIMRNRDRRENIHKVAGHRIYRDSQNLDQLSNSSGYFSSNEASPNAVGIDVDWTKRREEEGSYATYDIESRSVSTMSPLEELCTYKGISLDSHPALTRLQNEQNARLESMENRMNRIRTNAQKAFERKKFAHLFRAKKDDSKTDQLLQEAREILQHNVELRASCGVENSEYSGEIIPVKIVDDSREATCDTPDDRSYLHLTSFGSLSFSEPVMLFLLPFLLPLFIIVAVIRGMADSFGWTQTLGRLKGRRNS